The following proteins are co-located in the Bacillus pumilus genome:
- the gatC gene encoding Asp-tRNA(Asn)/Glu-tRNA(Gln) amidotransferase subunit GatC: MSRISIEEVKHVAHLARLAITEEEAEMFTEQLDSIISFAEQLNEVDTENVEPTTHVLKMKNVMREDVPNKGLSIEAVIKNAPDHKDGYIRVPSILD, encoded by the coding sequence ATGTCAAGAATTTCAATAGAAGAAGTAAAGCACGTTGCGCATTTAGCACGGCTTGCCATTACAGAAGAAGAAGCTGAGATGTTTACAGAACAGCTTGATAGCATCATTTCATTTGCAGAGCAGTTAAACGAGGTAGATACGGAAAACGTTGAACCAACAACACACGTATTAAAAATGAAAAACGTCATGAGAGAAGATGTTCCGAATAAAGGTCTTTCCATTGAGGCAGTCATCAAAAACGCGCCTGATCATAAAGACGGCTATATTCGTGTGCCATCAATTTTGGACTAA
- the gatA gene encoding Asp-tRNA(Asn)/Glu-tRNA(Gln) amidotransferase subunit GatA: MSLFDHKISELKELLHKKELSVSDLVDESYKRINEVDGKVQAFLALDEEKARAYAKELDEAVGEKDELGLLFGMPIGVKDNIVTKDLRTTASSKILQNFDPIYDATVVNRLREAEAVTIGKLNMDEFAMGSSTENSGYKATKNPWNLNTVPGGSSGGSAASVAAGEVPFSLGSDTGGSIRQPASFCGVVGLKPTYGRVSRYGLIAFASSLDQIGPITRNVEDNAYVLQAISGVDQMDATSANVDVPDFLSSLTGDIKGLKIAVPKEYLGEGVGEEAKESVLKALKVLEGLGATWEEVSLPHSKYALATYYLLSSSEASANLARFDGIRYGYRTDNADNLIDLYKNTRSEGFGDEVKRRIMLGTFALSSGYYDAYYKKAQKVRTLIKKDFEDVFEKYDVIVGPTTPTPAFKIGEKTSDPLTMYANDILTIPVNLAGVPGISVPCGFANGLPLGLQIIGKHFDEGTVYRVAHAFEQATDHHKAKPEL; the protein is encoded by the coding sequence ATGTCACTGTTTGATCACAAAATTTCTGAATTAAAAGAGCTTTTACATAAAAAGGAACTGTCTGTTTCTGATTTAGTGGACGAGTCTTATAAACGAATCAATGAAGTAGACGGGAAAGTACAAGCATTCCTTGCACTGGACGAAGAGAAAGCACGTGCGTATGCAAAGGAATTGGACGAGGCAGTTGGTGAAAAGGACGAGCTTGGACTATTGTTCGGTATGCCAATCGGTGTGAAAGATAACATCGTGACGAAGGATTTACGTACAACAGCATCAAGCAAAATCTTGCAAAACTTTGATCCAATTTATGATGCAACCGTTGTGAACCGTCTAAGAGAGGCGGAAGCTGTCACAATCGGTAAATTAAACATGGACGAATTTGCGATGGGATCTTCTACAGAGAACTCAGGCTACAAAGCAACGAAAAACCCATGGAATTTGAATACAGTTCCGGGTGGATCAAGCGGTGGATCAGCTGCATCTGTTGCAGCAGGTGAGGTACCATTTTCTCTTGGATCAGATACAGGCGGTTCCATTCGCCAGCCGGCATCATTCTGCGGGGTTGTTGGTCTTAAGCCGACATATGGCCGTGTATCCAGATACGGTTTAATCGCATTTGCTTCATCATTAGATCAAATTGGGCCGATTACGCGTAATGTAGAGGACAACGCATATGTTCTTCAAGCGATTTCTGGCGTCGATCAAATGGACGCAACAAGTGCAAATGTCGATGTACCAGATTTCCTTTCTTCATTAACTGGCGACATCAAAGGTCTTAAAATTGCAGTGCCGAAAGAATATCTTGGCGAAGGCGTTGGCGAGGAAGCAAAAGAGTCTGTTCTCAAAGCGTTAAAAGTATTAGAAGGACTTGGTGCGACATGGGAAGAAGTGTCTCTTCCGCATTCTAAATATGCGCTTGCAACTTACTACTTACTGTCTTCTTCTGAAGCATCTGCGAACCTTGCACGCTTTGACGGCATCCGCTATGGCTACCGTACAGATAACGCAGACAATCTCATTGATTTATACAAAAATACACGTTCTGAAGGCTTCGGCGACGAAGTGAAGCGCCGCATCATGCTTGGCACATTCGCTCTAAGCTCAGGATATTACGATGCGTACTATAAAAAAGCACAAAAAGTCCGTACATTGATCAAAAAAGACTTTGAAGATGTGTTTGAAAAGTATGATGTCATTGTAGGACCAACAACACCTACTCCTGCATTTAAGATTGGTGAAAAGACAAGCGATCCACTGACGATGTACGCGAACGATATTTTAACGATCCCTGTTAACCTTGCAGGCGTTCCGGGAATCAGTGTGCCTTGTGGATTTGCAAACGGTCTTCCGTTAGGGCTGCAAATCATCGGCAAGCACTTTGACGAAGGAACAGTTTACCGCGTGGCTCACGCTTTCGAGCAAGCAACAGATCATCATAAAGCAAAACCTGAACTGTAA
- the gatB gene encoding Asp-tRNA(Asn)/Glu-tRNA(Gln) amidotransferase subunit GatB, with translation MNFETVIGLEVHVELKTQSKIFSSSPTPFGAAANTQTSVIDLGYPGVLPVLNKEAVNFAMKAAMALNCEIATDTKFDRKNYFYPDNPKAYQISQFDKPIGENGWIEIEVDGKTKRIGITRLHLEEDAGKLTHTGDGYSLVDFNRQGTPLVEIVSEPDIRTPEEAYAYLEKLKSIIQYTGVSDCKMEEGSLRCDANISLRPIGREEFGTKTELKNLNSFAFVQKGLEFEEKRQEQVLLSGGLIEQETRRYDEASKKTILMRVKEGSDDYRYFPEPDLVELYIDDEWKERVRASIPELPDERRKRYIDELGLPAYDAMVLTLTKEMSDFFEATISEGAEAKQASNWLMGEVSAYLNAAQKELDDTKLTPQGLAGMIQLIEKGTISSKIAKKVFKELIENGGDAETIVKEKGLIQISDEGTLLKLVTEALDNNPQSIEDFKNGKDRAIGFLVGQIMKASKGQANPPMVNKILLEEIKKR, from the coding sequence ATGAACTTTGAAACGGTAATTGGACTTGAAGTCCACGTAGAGCTAAAAACACAATCAAAAATCTTCTCAAGCTCGCCGACACCTTTTGGTGCAGCTGCCAATACACAAACAAGTGTCATCGATCTTGGTTATCCTGGCGTACTGCCTGTACTGAACAAAGAAGCGGTGAACTTTGCGATGAAAGCCGCAATGGCGCTGAACTGTGAGATCGCAACAGACACAAAATTTGACCGTAAAAACTACTTCTATCCTGATAACCCAAAGGCTTATCAAATTTCACAATTTGATAAACCGATCGGTGAAAACGGCTGGATTGAAATTGAAGTAGACGGCAAAACAAAACGAATTGGTATTACCCGTCTTCATTTGGAAGAGGATGCAGGTAAACTGACACATACAGGCGACGGTTACTCACTTGTCGATTTCAACCGTCAAGGCACACCACTTGTTGAAATCGTATCTGAGCCAGACATTCGCACTCCAGAAGAAGCGTACGCTTACTTAGAAAAGCTAAAATCTATTATTCAATATACAGGTGTATCTGACTGTAAAATGGAAGAAGGCTCACTTCGCTGTGATGCCAATATTTCTCTTCGCCCAATTGGCCGAGAAGAGTTTGGAACGAAAACCGAACTTAAGAACTTGAACTCGTTCGCTTTCGTACAAAAAGGGCTTGAATTCGAAGAGAAACGTCAAGAGCAAGTATTGCTTTCTGGCGGTCTGATCGAGCAGGAAACACGCCGTTATGACGAAGCGTCTAAAAAAACGATCCTTATGCGTGTCAAAGAAGGCTCGGATGATTACCGCTACTTCCCAGAACCGGATTTGGTGGAGCTGTACATTGATGATGAATGGAAAGAGCGCGTCAGAGCATCGATCCCAGAGCTTCCAGACGAGCGCCGCAAACGCTACATCGATGAGCTTGGACTGCCTGCATACGATGCGATGGTTCTGACGCTGACAAAAGAAATGTCTGATTTCTTTGAAGCGACCATTTCAGAAGGTGCAGAAGCGAAGCAAGCATCGAACTGGCTGATGGGTGAAGTATCTGCCTACTTAAACGCTGCTCAAAAAGAGCTGGACGATACAAAACTAACGCCTCAAGGGCTGGCTGGCATGATCCAACTCATTGAAAAAGGAACGATTTCCTCTAAGATTGCCAAAAAGGTATTCAAAGAGCTCATTGAAAATGGAGGAGACGCAGAAACAATCGTCAAAGAAAAAGGGCTTATCCAAATTTCTGACGAAGGTACTCTGCTCAAACTTGTCACAGAAGCACTTGATAACAACCCGCAATCCATTGAAGATTTTAAAAATGGAAAAGACCGCGCCATTGGTTTCTTAGTCGGACAAATCATGAAAGCATCGAAGGGACAAGCAAACCCGCCGATGGTCAACAAGATTCTTCTCGAAGAAATCAAGAAACGCTAA
- a CDS encoding TetR/AcrR family transcriptional regulator has product MNEKKEKIIKASIQLFAKKGFSSTTIQEIADECGISKGAFYLHFKSKEQLFNRAFEYYIDTSMQSIEKIRKENQHLAPREIFQKQIAEQFQHFAENKDFIILILSENIIPENQQIKKHSKTVKKQMNDEIQISLLATYGQQIEPYITDLSVMTQGIIQSYVQLLLLQDHIQLSFDELSSFILDRFDDLVQGLLRSKTKPILNQAIWEDEAPSAVSLQEELRLLKLEHLLSDDTLVSIEVIEEELAKDEPRKPVIQGMLTNLDMCEDPAVLRVVEQLKLFLQ; this is encoded by the coding sequence ATGAACGAAAAAAAAGAAAAAATCATTAAAGCAAGCATCCAGTTGTTTGCGAAAAAGGGTTTTTCTTCTACGACCATTCAGGAAATTGCAGATGAGTGCGGAATATCGAAAGGCGCGTTTTATTTGCATTTCAAATCAAAAGAACAGCTTTTCAATCGAGCGTTTGAATATTATATCGACACTTCTATGCAAAGTATTGAAAAGATTCGAAAAGAAAATCAACATCTTGCGCCTAGAGAGATCTTTCAGAAACAAATCGCTGAACAGTTCCAGCATTTTGCCGAGAACAAGGACTTTATCATTTTGATCCTCAGCGAGAACATTATTCCGGAAAATCAGCAAATTAAAAAGCATTCTAAAACTGTGAAAAAACAAATGAATGATGAAATACAAATTTCCCTCTTGGCTACTTATGGACAACAGATTGAACCTTATATAACTGACCTGTCAGTCATGACCCAAGGGATCATTCAATCATATGTGCAGTTACTACTTTTACAAGATCATATCCAATTATCATTTGATGAGCTCTCTTCCTTTATTCTCGATCGGTTTGATGATTTGGTTCAAGGACTGCTTCGTTCTAAGACCAAGCCGATTCTGAATCAAGCCATTTGGGAGGATGAAGCGCCGAGTGCCGTTTCTCTTCAAGAGGAGCTTCGATTGTTAAAGCTTGAGCATCTTCTTTCTGACGATACGCTCGTATCTATCGAAGTGATTGAAGAAGAACTGGCGAAAGATGAGCCTCGTAAGCCGGTCATTCAAGGGATGCTGACAAATTTAGACATGTGTGAGGACCCTGCCGTCCTAAGAGTAGTGGAACAATTGAAGCTGTTTCTTCAATAA
- a CDS encoding efflux RND transporter permease subunit → MNSIINFVLKNKFAVWLMTIIVTVAGLYAGLNMKQESIPNINTPVITVSTTYPGATPDEVSDKVTDPIEKSIQNLNGVKVVTSNSFENASSIQVEYDYNKDMDEAKKEIEDAITNINFPENAEKPKIARFSINAVPILALSVSGDKESLEELTKKVEDDLVPSLEGLDGVSSVEASGQQIKEVEFSFKQKKLKEYGLDEETVQNMIKGSDVNVPLGLYTFGNKQKSVVVDGNILSVKDLKNMRIPVTPGASGSAGSAGAPSNGSGNAGAQSAEQQAGSASQQQAAAQQQTGGGSASSQSVELPTIKLSEIADIKVVKDAESISRTNGKDSIGLQIVKGSDANTVSVAEEVTKELEKFKKDNKGIKVSTTYDQAEPIKESVSTMLNKAIIGAIFAIIIILLFLRDIKSTLISVISIPLSLLIAVLILNQLDITLNIMTLGAMTVAIGRVVDDSIVVIENIYRRMALKDEPLKGKALVREATKEMFIPIMSSTIVTIAVFLPLALVGGMIGELFIPFALTIVFALLASLVVAITIVPMMAHSLFKKNLYGQAKKVKEHKPSKLAGGYRRVLNWTLNHKWITSGIAILMLVGSLFLAPLVGVSFLPQEAEKTAMVTYTPEPGQTREQAIDETKKAEEYLIKRDHVNTVQYSLGSSNALTASVGGNSNGALFFIQYDEDTPNFDKEKDRVVKALQDKASKGEWKSQNFSSAGASNTVTYYVYGDKASDIEGTVKDVENILKDEKNLKNVSTSLSEKYDEYTFNADQEKLAKLGLTASQIAQAIAPQNSETTLTKVTEDGKELDVKLQTEKDEYKSKKDLENKKITTPTGQQVRIGDVVKVKDGSTANTVTKRDGKIYAEVSGDMTTDDVSSVTQDVQKKVDKLDLKSGVTIDTGGVSADIQESFTQLGLAMLAAIAIVYLVLVITFGGGLAPFAILFSLPFTIIGALAGLFIAKETISLNAMIGLLMLIGIVVTNAIVLIDRVIHKEQEGLSTREALLEAGTIRLRPILMTALATIGALLPLALGFEGGSQIVSKGLGVTVIGGLTSSTLLTLVIVPIVYETLSKFRRKKKFADEE, encoded by the coding sequence ATGAATTCGATCATCAATTTTGTATTAAAGAATAAGTTCGCTGTATGGCTCATGACGATTATCGTAACAGTTGCTGGTCTATATGCCGGATTGAATATGAAGCAAGAATCAATCCCGAATATCAACACTCCAGTCATTACGGTTTCTACAACGTATCCTGGCGCAACGCCGGACGAAGTATCAGATAAGGTGACCGATCCAATTGAGAAGTCTATTCAAAACCTCAATGGGGTCAAGGTGGTCACATCCAATTCCTTTGAAAATGCCTCATCGATCCAGGTCGAGTACGATTACAACAAAGACATGGATGAAGCAAAGAAGGAAATTGAAGATGCCATTACTAATATCAATTTTCCGGAAAATGCAGAAAAACCAAAAATCGCACGCTTTAGTATCAATGCGGTTCCAATATTGGCACTCAGTGTATCTGGTGATAAAGAATCATTAGAAGAACTGACGAAAAAGGTGGAAGATGACCTTGTTCCTTCACTTGAAGGATTAGATGGCGTATCTTCTGTCGAAGCTTCAGGACAGCAAATCAAAGAAGTAGAATTTTCTTTTAAACAAAAGAAATTGAAAGAATACGGTTTAGATGAAGAGACCGTCCAAAACATGATCAAAGGCTCTGATGTGAATGTACCATTAGGTTTATACACATTCGGCAACAAGCAAAAATCAGTTGTCGTGGACGGCAATATTTTAAGCGTCAAAGATTTGAAAAACATGCGAATTCCAGTCACACCAGGTGCTAGCGGCAGTGCGGGAAGCGCTGGAGCACCTTCTAACGGCTCAGGAAATGCAGGTGCGCAAAGTGCGGAGCAGCAGGCTGGAAGTGCAAGTCAGCAGCAAGCAGCAGCTCAGCAGCAAACAGGTGGAGGTTCAGCAAGCAGTCAATCTGTAGAGCTGCCGACAATCAAGCTTTCTGAGATTGCGGATATTAAAGTCGTCAAGGATGCAGAATCGATTTCTAGAACAAATGGAAAAGACAGTATCGGTCTGCAAATTGTAAAAGGCTCTGACGCCAACACAGTGAGTGTGGCAGAAGAAGTCACAAAAGAGCTTGAGAAATTCAAAAAAGATAACAAAGGAATCAAAGTAAGTACCACATATGATCAAGCAGAACCGATTAAAGAGTCTGTCAGCACAATGCTGAACAAAGCCATCATCGGAGCGATCTTTGCGATCATTATCATTCTATTGTTCCTTCGAGATATCAAATCAACATTAATCTCGGTTATTTCAATTCCGCTATCTCTGTTGATTGCAGTTTTAATATTAAATCAGCTGGATATCACACTAAATATCATGACACTTGGTGCCATGACCGTCGCCATCGGGCGTGTGGTCGATGACTCCATAGTGGTCATAGAAAACATTTATCGGCGAATGGCGTTAAAGGATGAACCGTTAAAGGGGAAAGCACTCGTCAGAGAAGCCACAAAAGAAATGTTTATCCCGATCATGTCTTCGACGATTGTCACAATTGCGGTCTTCTTACCGTTAGCACTAGTGGGTGGAATGATTGGTGAACTATTCATCCCATTTGCATTAACGATTGTGTTTGCTTTACTTGCTTCACTGGTAGTAGCCATTACGATTGTTCCAATGATGGCACACAGTCTATTTAAAAAGAATCTGTATGGACAAGCGAAAAAGGTAAAAGAACATAAACCAAGCAAGCTTGCCGGCGGTTATAGACGTGTACTCAATTGGACACTCAACCATAAATGGATCACATCAGGAATTGCGATTCTCATGCTTGTCGGAAGCTTATTCTTAGCACCACTTGTCGGTGTCAGCTTCTTACCACAGGAAGCAGAAAAGACGGCGATGGTGACATATACACCTGAACCAGGGCAAACGAGAGAACAAGCAATAGATGAAACGAAAAAAGCAGAAGAATACTTAATAAAACGTGACCATGTTAACACGGTTCAATATTCACTAGGATCTTCAAATGCACTCACAGCAAGTGTAGGAGGCAACTCTAACGGTGCGTTATTCTTTATACAATATGATGAGGACACACCGAATTTTGATAAAGAAAAAGATCGCGTGGTCAAAGCTCTGCAAGACAAAGCGTCTAAAGGGGAATGGAAATCACAAAACTTCTCTTCTGCTGGCGCAAGTAATACGGTGACGTACTATGTGTACGGTGATAAAGCAAGTGATATAGAAGGCACAGTAAAAGATGTCGAAAACATTTTAAAAGATGAGAAAAACCTGAAAAACGTCAGCACAAGCTTATCTGAGAAATATGACGAATATACGTTTAATGCAGATCAAGAAAAACTGGCGAAGCTAGGTCTAACTGCTTCACAAATTGCACAGGCGATTGCTCCTCAAAACAGTGAAACAACACTGACGAAAGTAACAGAGGACGGCAAAGAACTTGATGTGAAGCTTCAAACGGAAAAAGATGAATATAAGAGCAAAAAAGATTTAGAAAATAAAAAGATCACAACACCGACAGGGCAACAAGTCCGAATTGGTGATGTTGTTAAAGTGAAGGATGGCTCAACAGCAAATACGGTGACAAAGCGTGATGGAAAAATCTACGCAGAAGTGTCTGGTGACATGACAACAGACGACGTATCAAGTGTGACACAAGATGTTCAGAAGAAAGTCGACAAGCTTGATTTGAAATCTGGCGTAACGATTGACACAGGCGGCGTAAGTGCGGATATCCAGGAATCCTTTACACAGCTTGGGCTAGCAATGCTTGCAGCCATTGCTATTGTGTATCTCGTTCTCGTCATCACATTTGGCGGAGGTCTAGCACCATTTGCGATTCTCTTCTCGCTCCCATTTACGATTATTGGCGCACTCGCTGGATTGTTTATAGCGAAAGAAACCATCAGCTTAAACGCCATGATTGGATTGCTCATGCTGATCGGGATCGTTGTGACAAATGCGATCGTCTTGATTGACCGAGTGATTCATAAAGAACAAGAAGGTCTATCAACAAGAGAAGCTTTACTTGAAGCAGGTACAATAAGATTACGTCCAATCTTAATGACTGCACTTGCGACGATTGGTGCATTATTGCCGCTCGCATTAGGTTTTGAAGGCGGAAGCCAGATCGTATCAAAAGGACTTGGTGTAACCGTTATTGGTGGATTAACAAGTTCTACACTTCTCACATTGGTCATCGTTCCAATCGTGTATGAAACCTTAAGCAAGTTTAGACGTAAGAAAAAGTTCGCAGACGAAGAGTAA
- a CDS encoding nucleoside hydrolase codes for MKKPVYFNHDGGVDDLVSLFLLLQMEHLKVIGLSVIPADCYLEPALSASQKIIDRFSPYEIEVAASNSRGVNPFPKEWRMHAFYVDALPILNEKGAVDTKVSKLPAHLHLIETVKKATEPVTLLFTGPLTDLARALEEDPSISNKIEKLVWMGGTFLEKGNVEEPEHDGTAEWNAFWDPYAVSTVFQERFPIEMVALESTNQVPLTLDVRQRWASLRSHIGIDFIGQCYAFCPPLIHHETNSTYYLWDVLTTITLASTSFTRSKEMNAIVYTETPKQGRTEEHQDGKSIQVIDHVDRDAFFQAFEELMRKAVCQIST; via the coding sequence ATGAAAAAGCCTGTCTATTTCAATCATGACGGCGGTGTGGATGACCTTGTCTCCTTATTTCTGCTCCTTCAAATGGAGCATCTGAAAGTCATTGGGCTGTCTGTGATTCCTGCTGATTGTTATTTAGAGCCTGCGCTGAGCGCATCTCAAAAAATCATTGACCGATTTAGCCCTTATGAAATTGAAGTCGCTGCTTCAAATTCTAGAGGCGTGAATCCATTTCCAAAGGAATGGCGCATGCATGCCTTTTATGTAGACGCACTGCCGATTTTAAATGAAAAAGGCGCTGTTGATACGAAAGTATCCAAACTTCCAGCACACCTTCATCTAATTGAAACTGTTAAAAAGGCAACAGAGCCTGTCACCCTGCTCTTTACAGGACCGCTCACAGACCTAGCACGCGCTTTAGAAGAGGATCCCTCGATCTCTAATAAAATTGAGAAATTGGTGTGGATGGGCGGCACCTTTCTTGAAAAGGGCAATGTAGAAGAACCCGAGCATGATGGAACAGCAGAATGGAATGCCTTTTGGGACCCTTATGCTGTCAGCACTGTTTTCCAGGAGCGCTTTCCTATTGAAATGGTCGCACTTGAAAGCACGAATCAAGTCCCGCTTACACTTGATGTACGCCAGCGCTGGGCTTCCCTTCGCTCTCATATTGGGATTGATTTTATCGGACAGTGCTATGCCTTTTGTCCGCCACTCATTCATCACGAAACGAACTCAACTTACTACTTATGGGATGTGCTGACGACCATCACTCTTGCTTCCACCTCATTTACCCGTTCAAAGGAGATGAATGCGATCGTTTACACCGAAACACCAAAGCAAGGTCGTACCGAAGAGCATCAAGATGGAAAATCCATTCAAGTTATTGACCATGTCGATCGTGATGCCTTTTTCCAAGCGTTTGAAGAACTCATGAGAAAAGCTGTTTGTCAGATTTCCACATAA